A single region of the Ramlibacter henchirensis genome encodes:
- a CDS encoding Ku protein produces MAAPAPTRALWKGSISFGLVFIPIALHSATVEVRPKMKMLDSETGAPVGYKKVDKVTGEAVSQADVVKGVEVDKGQYVTLTKDEIREALPKTTQTIEIESFVKLEEVPTIYFNKPYLTSPTGKAQKVYALLRDVLRRTGRVGVGRIVVSTKQHLALVLPHGDGLVVNLLRWHEEIRDQTGLQLPGDAKEVGLTDRELKMGEQLVLDLADEWHPERFRDEFAEKVQALIEAKRRAGEVKQVAEIMGDEAVPASAEVFDLTELLRRSLKGGAAPAPSRTPAPAPKKAAARSVKTAANDERERAAAAAKTTGKAKATVKASKRKSA; encoded by the coding sequence ATGGCCGCACCTGCACCCACTCGCGCCCTCTGGAAGGGCAGCATCAGCTTCGGGCTGGTGTTCATCCCGATCGCCTTGCACTCCGCCACCGTGGAGGTCAGGCCGAAGATGAAGATGCTGGACTCGGAAACCGGTGCCCCGGTTGGCTACAAGAAGGTGGACAAGGTGACCGGCGAGGCCGTGAGCCAGGCGGACGTGGTCAAGGGCGTCGAGGTCGACAAGGGTCAGTACGTCACGCTCACGAAGGACGAAATCAGGGAAGCCCTGCCCAAGACGACCCAGACGATCGAGATCGAGTCGTTCGTCAAGTTGGAAGAAGTGCCGACGATCTACTTCAACAAGCCCTACCTCACTTCGCCGACGGGCAAGGCCCAGAAGGTCTACGCCCTGCTCCGTGACGTGCTGCGGCGCACCGGCAGGGTCGGCGTCGGCCGCATCGTGGTCTCCACGAAGCAGCATCTAGCGCTGGTGCTGCCCCACGGCGACGGGCTGGTGGTCAACCTGCTGCGCTGGCACGAGGAGATCCGTGACCAGACCGGCCTGCAACTTCCGGGAGATGCCAAGGAGGTGGGCCTCACGGATCGCGAGCTGAAGATGGGCGAGCAGCTCGTTCTCGACCTGGCTGACGAATGGCACCCGGAGCGCTTCCGCGACGAGTTCGCCGAGAAAGTGCAGGCACTGATCGAAGCCAAGCGGAGGGCCGGGGAAGTGAAGCAGGTTGCAGAGATCATGGGAGACGAGGCCGTGCCTGCATCGGCCGAAGTCTTCGACCTAACGGAACTGCTGCGCCGAAGCCTCAAGGGTGGCGCGGCACCTGCGCCATCCCGCACCCCCGCCCCTGCGCCGAAGAAAGCCGCGGCCCGGAGCGTCAAGACAGCGGCGAATGACGAGCGCGAACGGGCTGCCGCCGCCGCGAAGACCACGGGGAAGGCCAAGGCCACTGTGAAGGCGAGCAAGCGTAAGTCGGCGTAG